The Rickettsiella endosymbiont of Dermanyssus gallinae genomic interval GGTTTAAAAAACATTCAATGAGATAAGGCGCATCATTGTGAAAACAATGCAAAGTCGAAGAATCCGTAATAAGCGGACCGGACACTGGATGGAATCGCAGCCTACTTTTAGTTGCGTAATTCGGGTTAGTTTTGGACGCACATTCGATGCCTATCAATGGCTCTGGTTATAAGTTTTTTTGACCTATGGGGCACAATATGATAAAAAAAATGATTCTCAAAAAAATAATCGCGAGATTTTATGCCATCACAACCTACTGAAATCACAGTTCGTGCTGTCCTATTGGCTATTGTATTAGCTGTTATTCTGGCGGCCGCCAATGCCTATCTTGGCCTAAAAGTAGGATTGACCATCTCCGCCTCTATCCCCGCGGCTATCCTTTCTATGGGTATTTTACGATTTTTCAAGAATCCATCGATTCTTGAAAATAATATCGTTCAAACCGGTGCTTCAGCCGGAGAAGCTGTCACAGCTGGAATGGCCTTCATGCTTCCTGCGTTAATCCTTCTCCACTATTGGCAACATTTTGATTACTGGCAAACCGTTTTTATAGCCTTAACAGGCGGTATTTTAGGCGTATTATTTTCTATCCCTTTACGACGTGTTTTATTAGCAGATAAAACCTTACGTTTTCCAGAAGGTACCGCTATAGGCCAAGTTTTAAAAGTAAGCCAAGATGCTAAAGGGGCGCTCAAGGAGCTCGTACAGGGAGGGGCATTAGGCGCTATTATTGCCTTGTTCCAAGGCGGCTTTCAAATCATAGCTGATAATGCACACGTATGGTTTAAAGCAGAGAATAAATTTATTTACGGTTTTACCTTTGGTTTTGAGCCTGCTCTCTTAGCCGCGGGTTATATCGTTGGGGTAGGTGTTGCTCTAAGTACCTTACTCGGCGTGGTGATTGGCTGGATAGTTGGTATCCCTATTTTCAGCTATTTACATCCTTTAGCAGCCAATATGGATGCTAATAGTTTAGCCATGAGCATTTGGCAATCTGATATTCGCCCCATTGGTGTAGGAACAATGTTGGTCGGTGGCTTATGGACCATGGTATTGCTTATTAAACCTATCATTAAGGGTATACATTCGTCATTTGCCTCTTTAAAAACAGTTAAAAAAAGTGGTTACGCCTCATTACCAAAACATGAACGTGATATTCCTATTCACTACACTATAGCGCTATTAGCTGTTTTATTAATTCCATTGAGTTTTATTTTATTTAGCTTTGTTAGCCACCCTGCCCTTGGTTTAGGATTAAGTTTACAAATCATTACTGTAATCATTGGCGTCCTTTTTATTCTGATAACCGGTTTCTTTTTCTCTTCATTATCCGGCTATTTTGCAGGACTTATTGGCAGCAGCCAAAGCCCTATTTCAGGTGTTTCCTTGTCTGTACTATTACTAGCCTCCTTGATGTTATTAGGACTCTTTCATTGGGCACCCGGATTTACTGGCGATACGAAGCATTTACTCGAGGGTGAAGGCTTAGCGATCATTATAGGTGCTTTAGTGAGCACTAGTTGTGCGATTACCAACGATACCATTCAAGACCTAAAAGCTGGACAAATCGTTGGCGCAACCCCTTGGAAACAGCAAATCACATTAATACTTGGTGTTATTGTTTCAGCACTAGTCTTAGCACCTACCCTAGACCTACTCTTTAATGCTTATGGCATCGGTGGAATTTCCCCTCCAGGACGCCACATGGACCCTTCACAAATGCTTTCAGCACCACAAGCGACCTTGATGGCAAATCTAGTAGCCGGTGCCTTTAATCATAATCTACCTTGGGGTTTAATCAGTATTGGTTTTCTTGTTGCTATAGGATGTATCCTGGTTGATAGATTTCTTCAACCACGCGGTATGCGTTTACCGGTACTTGCCGTAGGTTTAGGCATTTATCTTCCACTAGACACATCTTCTGCTTTAATTTTTGGTGGACTTGCTTCTTATTTTGTTGAGCGAACCTTGCGCAAACAGCATCCTAGTCAAACCGAAGAATCCGGTGATAAACCAGCAAGACAGCGCGGACTTACATTAGCTTGTGGCTTAGTAGCGGGCGCTTGTTTAATGGGTGTAGTTTTAGCTATCCCATTTACATTGGCACAATCCACTGATGTATTACGTCTCATGCCTGCACACTTCACACTACTTGCAAGTATCTTTGGCGTACTCTCAACCTTGGGCGTTTTGGGTTGGATTTATAAAACAGTTTGTCAAAAAGTTAATTAATCATTAAAAATGAATAAAGGGGAAAATAATAATTTTCCCCTTTAAAAAATCAGCATTTAAATTGCGATAACGATTAGCTTCAGACGCAACACCTATATTGACAAACTAAAAAAATAAAACTACCTTCCCCTGGAATTCAGGGGGAATAAACTGTACTCAAAGCAATTGGATTTTTAGCAAGGCACACAGAGGAAAATCTAATTGCTAAGAGTATATGCGTCCTACCACCAATCCAAAAATAGGGATAGGTCACCATGTCAAAATTCTATAATCCTTTTTCGGTTAAACGATCTATAAAAGGTTTCCCCAATAAATGGGACTTAATTGCTTTTATCATCGTACTCGGCATGCTGGCTGCATTTGTGTGGGGCGGCAAACAAATGGCAGCCCCCTATCAAATCGGCCAAACACTTCCCCTCACTTTAGATCCACATCAACTACCTAAATATGCGCTATTCACCGTACTGCGCTTATTTACAGCCATGGCTTTTGCTTTGCTATTTACCTTTACCATCGGAACCTTAGCAGCAAAAAATAAACGTGCGGCTAGTCTCATTATTCCCTGTATTGACGTTCTACAATCTGTTCCCGTTATAGGGCTTTTAACCATCACTGTCGTGGGTTTTATTAAATTATTTCACGGTAGTCGTCTCGGCCCTGAAGCAGCCGCTATCTTTGCTGTATTCACTGCACAAGTTTGGAATATAACGCTCAGCTTTTATCAAAGTCTACGCTCTGTTCCTTTAGAACTTAAAGAAGCGGCCGATATGTTTCACCTATCAGCTTGGCAGCGTTTTTGGCGAGTAGAAGTCCCTTTCAGCATTCCAGGGTTACTCTGGAATATGATGTTATCCATGTCGGGCAGTTGGATCTTTTTAATAGCGTGCGAAAGTATTTCGGTTAACAATCAAACGATTGTATTGCCCGGCATAGGCTCCTATTTAGGCCTAGCGATTAGTCAATCCAGTATGCAAGGCGTCATTTATACCATTCTCACAATGCTGGTCGTTATATTATTGTATGATCAATTATTCTTTAGACCTCTATTGAGCTGGTCCAAAAAGTTTACTTTTGAACAAATGGGCCAAGAGTCTGTCTCACGTTCTTGGATAACCATTCTATTGCAACGTTCAAGCGCCATGAAATATGTAAGCCACTTTTTTGCAACGTTGGGTGATCATATTGTCAATATACGATCCTTGAAACCTTCACCAACGATAAGAAAATATAAAAACACAAACTTAGAAGTCGCTTTAAATATCACTTGGTATGTCGTTATTACCGCACTCATTTTTGCTTCTTTATGGCTAT includes:
- a CDS encoding OPT family oligopeptide transporter; this encodes MPSQPTEITVRAVLLAIVLAVILAAANAYLGLKVGLTISASIPAAILSMGILRFFKNPSILENNIVQTGASAGEAVTAGMAFMLPALILLHYWQHFDYWQTVFIALTGGILGVLFSIPLRRVLLADKTLRFPEGTAIGQVLKVSQDAKGALKELVQGGALGAIIALFQGGFQIIADNAHVWFKAENKFIYGFTFGFEPALLAAGYIVGVGVALSTLLGVVIGWIVGIPIFSYLHPLAANMDANSLAMSIWQSDIRPIGVGTMLVGGLWTMVLLIKPIIKGIHSSFASLKTVKKSGYASLPKHERDIPIHYTIALLAVLLIPLSFILFSFVSHPALGLGLSLQIITVIIGVLFILITGFFFSSLSGYFAGLIGSSQSPISGVSLSVLLLASLMLLGLFHWAPGFTGDTKHLLEGEGLAIIIGALVSTSCAITNDTIQDLKAGQIVGATPWKQQITLILGVIVSALVLAPTLDLLFNAYGIGGISPPGRHMDPSQMLSAPQATLMANLVAGAFNHNLPWGLISIGFLVAIGCILVDRFLQPRGMRLPVLAVGLGIYLPLDTSSALIFGGLASYFVERTLRKQHPSQTEESGDKPARQRGLTLACGLVAGACLMGVVLAIPFTLAQSTDVLRLMPAHFTLLASIFGVLSTLGVLGWIYKTVCQKVN
- a CDS encoding ABC transporter permease, which codes for MSKFYNPFSVKRSIKGFPNKWDLIAFIIVLGMLAAFVWGGKQMAAPYQIGQTLPLTLDPHQLPKYALFTVLRLFTAMAFALLFTFTIGTLAAKNKRAASLIIPCIDVLQSVPVIGLLTITVVGFIKLFHGSRLGPEAAAIFAVFTAQVWNITLSFYQSLRSVPLELKEAADMFHLSAWQRFWRVEVPFSIPGLLWNMMLSMSGSWIFLIACESISVNNQTIVLPGIGSYLGLAISQSSMQGVIYTILTMLVVILLYDQLFFRPLLSWSKKFTFEQMGQESVSRSWITILLQRSSAMKYVSHFFATLGDHIVNIRSLKPSPTIRKYKNTNLEVALNITWYVVITALIFASLWLLIQFIVRHISLSEIPHVLFLGAMTTLRVIAVTIICSIIWVPIGVLIGLNRHAAKIVQPIAQFLAAFPTNVLFPIVVILILKYQLNVNIWTTPLMLLGTQWYILFNIIAGASALPEDLKQVTANFGVKGWQWWQRLILPGIFPYWITGTITAVGNCWNTSIIAEVVSWGATTLTATGLGAYIAQYSKLGDFPRVALGMATMSIFVLAMNYLIWRPLYNLAQSRYKLE